Proteins found in one Mangifera indica cultivar Alphonso chromosome 15, CATAS_Mindica_2.1, whole genome shotgun sequence genomic segment:
- the LOC123198412 gene encoding LOW QUALITY PROTEIN: heat stress transcription factor B-2a-like (The sequence of the model RefSeq protein was modified relative to this genomic sequence to represent the inferred CDS: inserted 1 base in 1 codon), which yields MAPPHVVQNGDTTTVGDSQRSIPTPFLTKTYQLVDDHSIDNVISWNDDGSTFVVWNPTVFARDLLPKYFKHNNFSSFVRQLNTYGFKKVVPDRWEFTNECFRRGEKQLLREIQRRKNSTATTTTPPVKATAVPVVKPMVSPSNSAEEQVNSSNSLPARTADTCEKAYAEIIEENEKLKKENVQLNKQLTEMKNLCNNIFTMMLNYGSAQSENIFPAMDSLPIKRFSGEEVSPRLFGVPIGVKRARQGEGAGMKEDDTLLKLQXAPGAQVVKSEPLDCQRSGGDHLNHQDTPWLWQSHRPNQRVCN from the exons ATGGCTCCCCCACACGTGGTGCAAAATGGGGACACCACCACCGTCGGAGACTCTCAAAGATCTATTCCGACACCCTTTTTGACCAAAACTTATCAGTTGGTTGATGATCACTCTATTGATAATGTTATTTCTTGGAACGACGATGGATCTACCTTCGTCGTTTGGAATCCTACCGTTTTTGCTAGAGATTTGCTTCCTAAGTACTTTAagcataataatttttctagttttgTCCGTCAACTCAACACCTAC GGATTCAAAAAAGTCGTACCTGATCGGTGGGAGTTTACGAACGAATGCTTTCGCAGAGGCGAGAAACAGCTTTTACGTGAAATTCAGCGACGGAAGAATTCAACGGCAACGACAACAACGCCACCAGTAAAAGCAACGGCGGTTCCGGTGGTGAAACCGATGGTATCGCCGTCGAATTCGGCGGAAGAACAAGTTAATTCGTCGAACTCATTGCCAGCACGAACTGCGGACACGTGTGAAAAAGCGTATGCTGaaataattgaagaaaatgagaaattaaaGAAGGAAAATGTACAGTTAAATAAGCAGTTGACCGAGATGAAGAATCTCTgcaataatatatttactatGATGTTGAATTACGGCAGTGCTCAATCGGAAAACATTTTTCCGGCGATGGATTCTTTACCGATAAAACGGTTTTCCGGCGAGGAGGTGAGTCCGAGGTTGTTCGGTGTGCCGATCGGCGTAAAACGCGCGAGACAAGGAGAAGGTGCGGGAATGAAGGAGGATGACACGCTGTTGAAGTTAC CTGCTCCAGGGGCTCAGGTGGTGAAATCTGAGCCCTTGGATTGTCAACGAAGTGGTGGTGATCACCTTAATCATCAAGACACGCCGTGGCTTTGGCAGAGTCACCGACCTAATCAGAGGGTCTGTAACTGA
- the LOC123198140 gene encoding CEN-like protein 1, whose product MSRMSEPLAVGRVVGDVVDIFTPSVKMTVTYNPNKQVANGYELTPAVIAAKPRVEIGGEDMRAAYTLIMTDPDAPSPSDPYLREHLHWMVTDIPGTTDVSFGKEVVSYEIPKPVVGIHRYVFILFKQRGRQTVKTPTSRDYFNTRRFAQDNGLGLPVAAVYFNAQRETAARRR is encoded by the exons ATGTCAAGAATGTCGGAGCCACTTGCGGTGGGGAGAGTGGTTGGTGATGTGGTGGACATTTTCACCCCAAGTGTGAAGATGACTGTAACTTATAACCCCAATAAGCAAGTTGCCAATGGTTATGAGCTTACTCCTGCTGTCATTGCTGCTAAACCCAGGGTTGAGATTGGTGGAGAAGATATGAGAGCTGCCTACACATTG ATCATGACTGACCCTGATGCTCCAAGCCCTAGTGATCCATACCTGAGAGAACATCTCCACTG GATGGTTACGGACATTCCTGGTACCACTGATGTTTCCTTTG GAAAAGAAGTGGTAAGTTATGAGATTCCAAAGCCGGTGGTGGGCATCCACAGGTACGTATTCATATTGTTCAAGCAAAGAGGAAGACAAACTGTGAAGACACCAACTTCAAGGGACTATTTTAACACAAGGCGGTTCGCACAAGACAACGGCCTCGGCCTGCCAGTGGCTGCAGTCTACTTCAATGCCCAGAGAGAAACGGCTGccagaagaagatga
- the LOC123197133 gene encoding E3 ubiquitin-protein ligase XBAT33-like isoform X2: MKTQHQPNSIFVGHTDKKEKKMGNSFGCSASGERLVSAARDGDLVEAKMLLDFNSCLAKYSTSGGLNSPLHFAAAKGHNETALMQACRYGHWEVVQTLLLFRCNVIRADYLSGRTALHFATINGHVRCIRLVVADFLPSAPFEAMNTDAEGDRGDSSSLKNKYDQSALSNFVNKAADGGITALHMAALNGYFDCVQLLLDLHANVSAVTFHYGTSMDLIGAGSTPLHYSACGGDLKCCQILLARGASRMSLNCNGWLPLDIAKMWGRHWLEPLLTPNSDSVIPRFPPSNYLSLPLLSVLNVARECVLQSSTTSSDDADTCAVCLERACTVAAEGCRHELCVRCALYLCSTSNIPSEMVGPAGSIPCPLCRHGIVSFVKLPGSPLKEIKQPLSLSLCTPCMLHPCDAERQSPACTLEIRKNRVASVSSGILCPVTCSLFPSVAITLCTCNDGPCPSFEPRGVETQDESPRHCQGTSIEQDKMEGPRLERTSCSSMFWGRRNCSREHQCNSEINSNGL, translated from the exons CACCAACCCAATAGCATTTTTGTTGG TCATAcagacaaaaaggaaaaaaaaatgggGAATTCTTTTGGGTGTTCAGCTTCTGGAGAAAGATTAGTATCGGCTGCGAGAGATGGTGATTTGGTTGAAGCCAAGATGCTGTTGGATTTTAACTCATGTCTTGCTAAATATTCCACTTCTGGTGGCTTAAATTCGCCTCTTCATTTCGCTGCCGCTAAAGGCCACAATGAG ACTGCATTGATGCAAGCATGTAGATATGGGCACTGGGAAGTCGTACAAACTCTTCTGCTCTTCAGATGCAAT GTCATAAGAGCAGATTACCTCAGTGGGAGGACAGCTTTACATTTTGCGACTATAAATGGGCATGTTAGATGTATTAGATTAGTTGTGGCTGATTTTCTTCCTAGTGCTCCTTTTGAAGCTATGAATACTGATGCTGAAGGTGATAGAGGGGACAGTTCCAGTTTGAAGAACAAATATGATCAAAG TGCCCTGTCAAACTTTGTAAATAAGGCAGCTGATGGTGGGATCACTGCTCTGCATATGGCTGCATTGAATGGATATTTTGATTGTGTACAGCTTTTGCTTGATCTTCATGCAAATGTATCGGCAGTGACATTTCATTATGGAACATCAATGGATTTAATAG GAGCTGGAAGCACTCCTTTGCATTATTCTGCTTGTGGAGGAGATTTAAAATGCTGTCAA ATCCTCCTTGCCAGGGGTGCTAGTCGTATGTCTTTGAACTGCAATGG GTGGCTGCCTCTTGATATTGCTAAAATGTGGGGGCGCCATTGGCTTGAACCTTTGTTGACACCCAATTCTGACTCTGTCATACCAAGATTTCCTCCTTCCAATTACTTATCGTTGCCTCTTTTGAGTGTACTTAATGTAGCAAG AGAGTGTGTGTTGCAGTCCTCAACAACTTCCTCAGATGATGCTGATACCTGTGCTGTCTGCCTGGAGAGAGCTTGCACTGTAGCTGCTGAAG GATGTCGGCATGAACTTTGTGTAAGGTGTGCACTCTATCTTTGCTCTACAAGTAACATCCCTTCAGAGATGGTTGGTCCGGCTGGCTCCATTCCGTGCCCTCTCTGTAGACATGGAATTGTCTCATTTGTTAAATTGCCCGGTTCCcctttaaaagaaattaaacaaccCCTGTCCCTCAGCCTCTGCACCCCATGCATGCTTCACCCTTGTGATGCTGAACGTCAATCACCAGCTTGCACCCTAGAGATTCGAAAGAATCGTGTAGCTTCAGTTTCCTCAGGCATTTTGTGTCCAGTCACTTGTAGCCTTTTTCCTTCTGTTGCCATCACTTTGTGCACCTGCAATGATGGACCATGCCCATCTTTCGAACCTAGAGGGGTAGAAACTCAAGATGAATCTCCCAGACACTGTCAAGGAACATCAATAGAACAGGATAAAATGGAAGGGCCAAGACTTGAGAGAACAAGTTGTTCAAGCATGTTCTGGGGCAGAAGAAACTGCAGTCGAGAGCATCAGTGCAATTCAGAGATAAATTCTAATGGTTTGTAA
- the LOC123197133 gene encoding E3 ubiquitin-protein ligase XBAT33-like isoform X1 has product MKTQHQPNSIFVGHTDKKEKKMGNSFGCSASGERLVSAARDGDLVEAKMLLDFNSCLAKYSTSGGLNSPLHFAAAKGHNEIVALLLENGADVNSRNYCGQTALMQACRYGHWEVVQTLLLFRCNVIRADYLSGRTALHFATINGHVRCIRLVVADFLPSAPFEAMNTDAEGDRGDSSSLKNKYDQSALSNFVNKAADGGITALHMAALNGYFDCVQLLLDLHANVSAVTFHYGTSMDLIGAGSTPLHYSACGGDLKCCQILLARGASRMSLNCNGWLPLDIAKMWGRHWLEPLLTPNSDSVIPRFPPSNYLSLPLLSVLNVARECVLQSSTTSSDDADTCAVCLERACTVAAEGCRHELCVRCALYLCSTSNIPSEMVGPAGSIPCPLCRHGIVSFVKLPGSPLKEIKQPLSLSLCTPCMLHPCDAERQSPACTLEIRKNRVASVSSGILCPVTCSLFPSVAITLCTCNDGPCPSFEPRGVETQDESPRHCQGTSIEQDKMEGPRLERTSCSSMFWGRRNCSREHQCNSEINSNGL; this is encoded by the exons CACCAACCCAATAGCATTTTTGTTGG TCATAcagacaaaaaggaaaaaaaaatgggGAATTCTTTTGGGTGTTCAGCTTCTGGAGAAAGATTAGTATCGGCTGCGAGAGATGGTGATTTGGTTGAAGCCAAGATGCTGTTGGATTTTAACTCATGTCTTGCTAAATATTCCACTTCTGGTGGCTTAAATTCGCCTCTTCATTTCGCTGCCGCTAAAGGCCACAATGAG ATTGTTGCTTTGTTGCTTGAAAATGGAGCTGATGTTAATTCCCGGAATTATTGTGGTCAG ACTGCATTGATGCAAGCATGTAGATATGGGCACTGGGAAGTCGTACAAACTCTTCTGCTCTTCAGATGCAAT GTCATAAGAGCAGATTACCTCAGTGGGAGGACAGCTTTACATTTTGCGACTATAAATGGGCATGTTAGATGTATTAGATTAGTTGTGGCTGATTTTCTTCCTAGTGCTCCTTTTGAAGCTATGAATACTGATGCTGAAGGTGATAGAGGGGACAGTTCCAGTTTGAAGAACAAATATGATCAAAG TGCCCTGTCAAACTTTGTAAATAAGGCAGCTGATGGTGGGATCACTGCTCTGCATATGGCTGCATTGAATGGATATTTTGATTGTGTACAGCTTTTGCTTGATCTTCATGCAAATGTATCGGCAGTGACATTTCATTATGGAACATCAATGGATTTAATAG GAGCTGGAAGCACTCCTTTGCATTATTCTGCTTGTGGAGGAGATTTAAAATGCTGTCAA ATCCTCCTTGCCAGGGGTGCTAGTCGTATGTCTTTGAACTGCAATGG GTGGCTGCCTCTTGATATTGCTAAAATGTGGGGGCGCCATTGGCTTGAACCTTTGTTGACACCCAATTCTGACTCTGTCATACCAAGATTTCCTCCTTCCAATTACTTATCGTTGCCTCTTTTGAGTGTACTTAATGTAGCAAG AGAGTGTGTGTTGCAGTCCTCAACAACTTCCTCAGATGATGCTGATACCTGTGCTGTCTGCCTGGAGAGAGCTTGCACTGTAGCTGCTGAAG GATGTCGGCATGAACTTTGTGTAAGGTGTGCACTCTATCTTTGCTCTACAAGTAACATCCCTTCAGAGATGGTTGGTCCGGCTGGCTCCATTCCGTGCCCTCTCTGTAGACATGGAATTGTCTCATTTGTTAAATTGCCCGGTTCCcctttaaaagaaattaaacaaccCCTGTCCCTCAGCCTCTGCACCCCATGCATGCTTCACCCTTGTGATGCTGAACGTCAATCACCAGCTTGCACCCTAGAGATTCGAAAGAATCGTGTAGCTTCAGTTTCCTCAGGCATTTTGTGTCCAGTCACTTGTAGCCTTTTTCCTTCTGTTGCCATCACTTTGTGCACCTGCAATGATGGACCATGCCCATCTTTCGAACCTAGAGGGGTAGAAACTCAAGATGAATCTCCCAGACACTGTCAAGGAACATCAATAGAACAGGATAAAATGGAAGGGCCAAGACTTGAGAGAACAAGTTGTTCAAGCATGTTCTGGGGCAGAAGAAACTGCAGTCGAGAGCATCAGTGCAATTCAGAGATAAATTCTAATGGTTTGTAA
- the LOC123197133 gene encoding E3 ubiquitin-protein ligase XBAT33-like isoform X3, translating into MGNSFGCSASGERLVSAARDGDLVEAKMLLDFNSCLAKYSTSGGLNSPLHFAAAKGHNEIVALLLENGADVNSRNYCGQTALMQACRYGHWEVVQTLLLFRCNVIRADYLSGRTALHFATINGHVRCIRLVVADFLPSAPFEAMNTDAEGDRGDSSSLKNKYDQSALSNFVNKAADGGITALHMAALNGYFDCVQLLLDLHANVSAVTFHYGTSMDLIGAGSTPLHYSACGGDLKCCQILLARGASRMSLNCNGWLPLDIAKMWGRHWLEPLLTPNSDSVIPRFPPSNYLSLPLLSVLNVARECVLQSSTTSSDDADTCAVCLERACTVAAEGCRHELCVRCALYLCSTSNIPSEMVGPAGSIPCPLCRHGIVSFVKLPGSPLKEIKQPLSLSLCTPCMLHPCDAERQSPACTLEIRKNRVASVSSGILCPVTCSLFPSVAITLCTCNDGPCPSFEPRGVETQDESPRHCQGTSIEQDKMEGPRLERTSCSSMFWGRRNCSREHQCNSEINSNGL; encoded by the exons atgggGAATTCTTTTGGGTGTTCAGCTTCTGGAGAAAGATTAGTATCGGCTGCGAGAGATGGTGATTTGGTTGAAGCCAAGATGCTGTTGGATTTTAACTCATGTCTTGCTAAATATTCCACTTCTGGTGGCTTAAATTCGCCTCTTCATTTCGCTGCCGCTAAAGGCCACAATGAG ATTGTTGCTTTGTTGCTTGAAAATGGAGCTGATGTTAATTCCCGGAATTATTGTGGTCAG ACTGCATTGATGCAAGCATGTAGATATGGGCACTGGGAAGTCGTACAAACTCTTCTGCTCTTCAGATGCAAT GTCATAAGAGCAGATTACCTCAGTGGGAGGACAGCTTTACATTTTGCGACTATAAATGGGCATGTTAGATGTATTAGATTAGTTGTGGCTGATTTTCTTCCTAGTGCTCCTTTTGAAGCTATGAATACTGATGCTGAAGGTGATAGAGGGGACAGTTCCAGTTTGAAGAACAAATATGATCAAAG TGCCCTGTCAAACTTTGTAAATAAGGCAGCTGATGGTGGGATCACTGCTCTGCATATGGCTGCATTGAATGGATATTTTGATTGTGTACAGCTTTTGCTTGATCTTCATGCAAATGTATCGGCAGTGACATTTCATTATGGAACATCAATGGATTTAATAG GAGCTGGAAGCACTCCTTTGCATTATTCTGCTTGTGGAGGAGATTTAAAATGCTGTCAA ATCCTCCTTGCCAGGGGTGCTAGTCGTATGTCTTTGAACTGCAATGG GTGGCTGCCTCTTGATATTGCTAAAATGTGGGGGCGCCATTGGCTTGAACCTTTGTTGACACCCAATTCTGACTCTGTCATACCAAGATTTCCTCCTTCCAATTACTTATCGTTGCCTCTTTTGAGTGTACTTAATGTAGCAAG AGAGTGTGTGTTGCAGTCCTCAACAACTTCCTCAGATGATGCTGATACCTGTGCTGTCTGCCTGGAGAGAGCTTGCACTGTAGCTGCTGAAG GATGTCGGCATGAACTTTGTGTAAGGTGTGCACTCTATCTTTGCTCTACAAGTAACATCCCTTCAGAGATGGTTGGTCCGGCTGGCTCCATTCCGTGCCCTCTCTGTAGACATGGAATTGTCTCATTTGTTAAATTGCCCGGTTCCcctttaaaagaaattaaacaaccCCTGTCCCTCAGCCTCTGCACCCCATGCATGCTTCACCCTTGTGATGCTGAACGTCAATCACCAGCTTGCACCCTAGAGATTCGAAAGAATCGTGTAGCTTCAGTTTCCTCAGGCATTTTGTGTCCAGTCACTTGTAGCCTTTTTCCTTCTGTTGCCATCACTTTGTGCACCTGCAATGATGGACCATGCCCATCTTTCGAACCTAGAGGGGTAGAAACTCAAGATGAATCTCCCAGACACTGTCAAGGAACATCAATAGAACAGGATAAAATGGAAGGGCCAAGACTTGAGAGAACAAGTTGTTCAAGCATGTTCTGGGGCAGAAGAAACTGCAGTCGAGAGCATCAGTGCAATTCAGAGATAAATTCTAATGGTTTGTAA